The Streptomyces sp. CC0208 genome window below encodes:
- a CDS encoding S1 family peptidase, translating into MKHRRIPRRRIVVAGAGITALVAAGVTLQTANASETPASPQVKTLSAVAAGKLASTLGTELGADAAGTFYDAKTKSLVVNVLDEDAARTVSAAGATARVVSNSLAELKSARTTLVDDATVPGTSWVTDPTTNKVVVTADRTVSAAEWAKLAKVVDGLGSVAELQRTKGEFTPFVAGGDAISGSGGRCSLGFNVVKGGQPYFLTAGHCTEAISTWSDSSGNKIGTNEVSSFPDNDFGLVKYTASVDHPSEVNLYNGSAQAITGAASATVGQSVTRSGSTTQVHSGKVTGLDATVNYGNGDIVNGLIQTDVCAEPGDSGGSLFSGSSAIGLTSGGSGDCTSGGETFFQPVTEALSATGASIG; encoded by the coding sequence TTGAAGCACCGACGCATACCCAGGCGGCGGATCGTCGTGGCAGGTGCGGGCATCACCGCGCTGGTCGCCGCGGGAGTCACCTTGCAGACTGCGAACGCCAGCGAGACGCCGGCCTCGCCCCAGGTCAAGACCCTCTCGGCTGTCGCGGCCGGAAAGCTCGCCTCGACGCTCGGGACCGAACTCGGCGCGGACGCGGCGGGAACGTTCTACGACGCGAAGACCAAGAGCCTCGTGGTGAACGTGCTCGACGAGGACGCGGCGCGGACCGTCTCGGCGGCCGGGGCCACGGCCAGAGTCGTCTCGAACTCCCTCGCCGAGCTGAAGAGCGCGCGTACGACGCTCGTCGACGACGCGACCGTCCCGGGGACGTCCTGGGTGACCGACCCCACCACCAACAAGGTCGTCGTCACGGCCGACCGCACGGTCTCCGCCGCCGAGTGGGCCAAGCTCGCCAAGGTGGTCGACGGGCTGGGATCGGTTGCCGAACTCCAGCGCACGAAGGGGGAGTTCACGCCCTTCGTCGCCGGCGGTGACGCGATCAGCGGATCCGGTGGGCGCTGCTCCCTCGGCTTCAACGTGGTGAAGGGCGGACAGCCGTACTTCCTCACCGCCGGACACTGCACCGAGGCGATCTCGACGTGGTCGGACTCCAGTGGGAACAAGATCGGCACCAATGAGGTGTCGAGCTTCCCGGACAACGACTTCGGGCTGGTGAAGTACACGGCCTCGGTCGACCATCCCAGCGAGGTGAACCTCTACAACGGGTCCGCGCAGGCGATCACCGGGGCCGCGTCGGCGACCGTCGGCCAGTCGGTGACGCGCAGCGGGTCCACGACCCAGGTGCACTCCGGGAAGGTCACCGGTCTGGACGCGACGGTGAACTACGGCAACGGCGACATCGTGAACGGGCTGATCCAGACCGATGTGTGCGCGGAGCCGGGGGACAGCGGCGGGTCGCTGTTCTCGGGGAGCAGCGCGATCGGACTGACGTCCGGTGGCAGCGGCGACTGCACCTCCGGTGGGGAGACGTTCTTCCAGCCGGTGACGGAGGCGTTGTCGGCGACCGGGGCGTCGATCGGCTGA
- a CDS encoding LLM class flavin-dependent oxidoreductase: MASSHGRGLVHLAAALDQPSASDARPYVEAARLAERGGLDFVTLDDTLARPGLDPLTVLSRVAPATGRIGLVPTVTSTHPELFRVLAAVATLDRVSRGRAGWRIDGSTTGAEARLLGRRPAAPAGPLRGETGEVADVAAKPCDVREDDTEIRDMPNGGPRPPHGHPVRVVDATDEPARRTAARYADVALVRAASAAQAAAVRDQLRATAAEFGRRPDELRVLAGLLVDLGDGEHAAAPGHGGGGPRQTAQGPLYRGGPVDLAALIATWHGEGVVDGFHLTPAEPLRDLERLVNGTVALLQHRGLFRTFYPGSTLREHLDLAVPAHRCG; this comes from the coding sequence ATGGCTTCCTCGCACGGCCGGGGGCTGGTGCACCTCGCCGCCGCCCTCGACCAGCCGTCGGCGTCCGACGCGCGTCCCTACGTCGAGGCGGCGCGGCTCGCCGAGCGCGGCGGGCTCGACTTCGTGACCCTGGACGACACCCTCGCCCGGCCCGGCCTCGACCCGCTCACGGTGCTGTCCCGGGTCGCGCCCGCCACCGGCCGGATCGGCCTGGTGCCCACGGTCACGAGCACCCACCCCGAGCTCTTCCGCGTCCTGGCCGCCGTCGCGACCCTCGACCGGGTCAGCCGGGGCCGGGCCGGCTGGCGGATCGACGGCTCGACCACCGGGGCCGAGGCCCGACTCCTCGGCCGCCGACCCGCGGCACCGGCCGGTCCACTGCGCGGGGAGACGGGTGAAGTCGCCGACGTGGCCGCGAAACCGTGCGACGTGCGGGAGGACGACACCGAGATACGGGACATGCCGAACGGCGGCCCGCGACCCCCGCACGGCCACCCGGTCCGCGTGGTCGACGCCACCGACGAACCCGCCCGCAGGACCGCCGCCCGGTACGCCGACGTGGCCCTCGTCCGCGCCGCGAGCGCCGCGCAGGCAGCCGCCGTACGGGATCAACTCCGCGCCACGGCAGCTGAGTTCGGGCGCCGCCCCGACGAACTGCGGGTCCTCGCCGGTCTCCTCGTCGACCTCGGCGACGGCGAGCACGCGGCCGCGCCGGGGCACGGCGGGGGCGGACCCCGCCAGACCGCACAGGGGCCGCTGTACCGGGGCGGCCCCGTCGACCTCGCGGCACTGATCGCCACCTGGCACGGCGAGGGCGTCGTCGACGGCTTCCACCTCACCCCCGCCGAACCGCTGCGGGACCTGGAACGGCTCGTCAACGGCACAGTGGCGCTGCTCCAGCACCGCGGACTGTTCCGCACCTTCTACCCGGGCAGCACGCTCCGGGAGCACCTGGACCTCGCCGTCCCCGCCCACCGGTGCGGGTAA
- a CDS encoding slipin family protein, with amino-acid sequence MVEELVAAGVTLASAGAVYAMAAARVVKQYERGVVFRLGKLRPDVRGPGFTMIVPGVDKLRKVNMQIVTMPVPGQEGITRDNVTVRVDAVVYFRVTSPAEAVVRVEDYRFAVAQMAQTSLRSIIGKSELDDLLSNREKLNQGLELMIDSPAVEWGVTIDRVEIKDVSLPETMKRSMARQAEADRERRARVINADAELQASKKLAEAAKEMSEQPAALQLRLLQTVVAVAAEKNSTLVLPFPVELLRFLERAQQGVAAPAPQQPVRESVQQPVRESVRESVQEQRPSLESRPDPDSEGSNSGQD; translated from the coding sequence ATGGTCGAGGAGCTGGTGGCGGCGGGCGTGACGCTCGCGTCCGCCGGAGCGGTGTACGCGATGGCGGCCGCGCGGGTTGTCAAGCAGTACGAACGGGGCGTGGTCTTCCGTCTCGGAAAGCTTCGGCCGGACGTGCGCGGGCCGGGGTTCACGATGATCGTTCCGGGCGTCGACAAGCTCCGGAAGGTCAACATGCAGATCGTGACCATGCCGGTGCCCGGGCAGGAGGGCATCACCCGGGACAACGTCACGGTGCGGGTGGACGCCGTCGTCTACTTCAGGGTGACCTCGCCGGCCGAGGCGGTCGTCCGGGTCGAGGACTACCGGTTCGCGGTCGCGCAGATGGCGCAGACCTCGCTGCGGTCGATCATCGGCAAGAGCGAGCTGGACGATCTGCTGTCCAACCGCGAAAAGCTCAACCAGGGACTGGAGTTGATGATCGACAGCCCCGCGGTGGAGTGGGGCGTCACCATCGACCGGGTCGAGATCAAGGACGTCTCGCTCCCCGAGACCATGAAGCGGTCCATGGCCCGGCAGGCCGAGGCGGACCGGGAGCGGCGGGCGCGGGTCATCAACGCGGACGCGGAGCTCCAGGCGTCGAAGAAGCTGGCCGAGGCGGCCAAGGAGATGTCCGAGCAGCCTGCCGCGCTGCAGCTGCGGCTGCTGCAGACGGTGGTGGCGGTGGCGGCGGAGAAGAACTCGACCCTGGTGCTGCCGTTCCCCGTCGAGCTGCTGCGGTTCCTGGAGAGGGCGCAGCAGGGGGTGGCGGCGCCCGCTCCGCAACAACCGGTGCGGGAATCGGTGCAGCAACCGGTGCGGGAATCGGTGCGGGAATCGGTGCAGGAGCAACGTCCGTCTCTTGAGTCCCGGCCGGATCCTGATTCCGAGGGGTCGAATTCAGGACAGGACTAG
- a CDS encoding S1 family peptidase — MRIKRTNPRSGITRRTRLIAGTTGLVAAAAIAVPSANATAATPFSTAELKSASSSVLKADIPGTAWAVDSKTNRVVVTVDSTVSQAEIAKIKEQAGSNADALTIKHTPGKFNKLISGGDAIYASSWRCSLGFNVRSGSTYYFLTAGHCTDGAGTWWSNSGHTTTLGSTAGSSFPTNDYGLVKYSSSYPVSSISGTVGSVDITSAATPSVNTTVYRRGSTTGIHSGRVTALNATVNYGGGDIVYGMIQTTVCAEPGDSGGPLYSNSGIAYGLTSGGSGNCSSGGTTFFQPVTEALSAYGVSVF; from the coding sequence GTGAGGATCAAGCGCACCAACCCCCGCAGTGGCATTACGAGACGGACCCGGCTGATCGCCGGAACCACCGGCCTCGTGGCCGCGGCCGCGATCGCGGTCCCCAGCGCGAACGCGACCGCTGCGACCCCGTTCAGCACCGCCGAACTCAAGAGCGCCAGCAGTTCGGTGCTCAAGGCCGACATCCCGGGCACCGCCTGGGCCGTCGACAGCAAGACCAACCGTGTGGTCGTCACCGTCGACAGCACGGTCTCGCAGGCGGAGATCGCCAAGATCAAGGAGCAGGCGGGCAGCAACGCCGACGCGCTCACGATCAAGCACACCCCGGGCAAGTTCAACAAGCTGATCTCCGGCGGCGACGCCATCTATGCGAGTAGCTGGCGCTGCTCCCTCGGCTTCAACGTCCGCAGCGGGAGCACCTACTACTTCCTGACCGCCGGTCACTGCACCGACGGTGCGGGCACCTGGTGGTCGAACTCGGGCCACACGACCACCCTCGGCTCGACGGCCGGGTCCAGCTTCCCGACGAACGACTACGGCCTCGTCAAGTACTCGTCGAGCTACCCGGTCTCGTCGATCTCCGGCACCGTCGGCAGCGTCGACATCACCAGCGCCGCCACCCCGTCCGTGAACACCACGGTCTACCGTCGCGGTTCCACCACCGGCATCCACAGCGGCCGGGTCACCGCGCTGAACGCGACCGTCAACTACGGTGGCGGCGACATCGTCTACGGCATGATCCAGACCACGGTCTGCGCCGAGCCCGGCGACTCCGGCGGCCCGCTCTACTCCAACAGCGGTATCGCCTACGGTCTGACCTCCGGCGGCAGCGGCAACTGCTCCTCCGGCGGCACTACCTTCTTCCAGCCGGTCACCGAGGCCCTGAGCGCCTACGGCGTCAGCGTCTTCTAG
- a CDS encoding FAD/NAD(P)-binding protein yields the protein MRRSLVIVGAGPRGTGLIERIAANAPELYDGSGLDLHLVDPHEPGAGRIWREAQSPLLWMNSHAEDVTMFTDETVDMAGPVRSGPTLHEWAGIDGRTFADRQLQGAYLRWVHEQAVAALPPSVSVHHHPRRALRVSGPRAGRQRVWLEGRPRPLLADLVVLTLGHLDAELDDEQRDLAAYARAHGLVHLPPDFTADSDLSALAPGEPVLVRGFGLAFVDLMALLTEGRGGRYEGDTYVPSGREPVLHVGSRRGVPYHSKIGYDWTGERPPLPRFLGPAQIDALLARRGAVDFRRDVWPLVAKELGFAHYHRLFTVHPERTAMSWTDFEEKYAAVDVALERETLVASAVPDPRDRLDLVALDRPLEGLRYATHEEFQEGLRAYVEADLSRRHDSRYSPDLAVFLGLLSVYGQLVRLGDIGGRWHGFFSYLASGPPGPRLRQLLALSRAGVLRFVGADMEIRAEGGVFRASSPTVPGHSVEARALVEARLPEPTVRRALDPLLRALHDEGVAESPDGLLRVDRADGRLLDRSGRPHPRRFALGPHTDGRTPGAFTRPRTGGPAFRQNDATARAALRFLGELAGRAVA from the coding sequence ATGAGGCGCTCGCTGGTGATCGTCGGAGCCGGGCCGCGGGGGACCGGCCTGATCGAGCGGATCGCCGCCAACGCCCCGGAGCTGTACGACGGTTCGGGCCTCGACCTGCACCTGGTGGATCCGCACGAGCCCGGCGCCGGACGCATCTGGCGCGAGGCGCAGTCACCGCTGCTGTGGATGAACTCGCACGCCGAGGACGTCACCATGTTCACCGACGAGACGGTGGACATGGCCGGACCCGTGCGCTCCGGCCCCACCCTGCACGAGTGGGCCGGCATCGACGGCCGCACCTTCGCCGACCGGCAGCTCCAGGGCGCGTACCTGCGCTGGGTGCACGAGCAGGCGGTGGCCGCGCTGCCGCCGTCCGTGTCCGTCCACCACCATCCGCGACGTGCCCTGCGGGTGAGCGGACCGCGTGCGGGACGTCAGCGGGTCTGGCTGGAGGGCCGACCGCGCCCGCTCCTCGCCGACCTGGTCGTCCTCACCCTGGGGCATCTGGACGCCGAACTCGACGACGAGCAGCGGGACCTGGCTGCGTACGCCCGCGCCCACGGCCTCGTCCACCTGCCGCCCGACTTCACCGCCGACAGCGACCTGTCCGCGCTCGCGCCCGGCGAACCGGTCCTGGTCCGCGGGTTCGGGCTCGCCTTCGTCGACCTGATGGCGCTGCTGACCGAGGGCCGGGGCGGACGCTACGAGGGGGACACCTATGTCCCGTCCGGGCGCGAGCCGGTCCTCCACGTCGGATCGCGGCGCGGGGTGCCGTACCACTCGAAGATCGGCTACGACTGGACCGGCGAGCGGCCGCCGCTGCCCCGCTTCCTGGGGCCGGCCCAGATCGACGCGCTGCTCGCCCGGCGCGGGGCCGTCGACTTCCGGCGGGACGTGTGGCCGCTGGTGGCGAAGGAGCTCGGATTCGCCCACTACCACCGGCTGTTCACCGTGCACCCGGAGCGGACCGCGATGTCCTGGACCGACTTCGAGGAGAAGTACGCGGCCGTCGACGTGGCCCTCGAACGGGAGACCCTGGTGGCCTCCGCCGTGCCCGATCCCCGTGACCGGCTCGACCTCGTCGCGCTCGACCGGCCGCTGGAGGGCCTGCGGTACGCGACGCACGAGGAGTTCCAGGAGGGGCTGCGGGCGTATGTCGAGGCCGACCTGAGCCGCCGGCACGATTCCCGGTACAGCCCCGACCTGGCCGTGTTCCTCGGACTGCTCTCCGTCTACGGGCAGCTGGTGCGGCTCGGGGACATCGGTGGCCGGTGGCACGGGTTCTTCAGCTATCTGGCTTCAGGGCCGCCCGGCCCCCGGCTGCGGCAGCTGCTCGCGCTGTCCCGGGCCGGGGTGCTCCGGTTCGTCGGGGCGGACATGGAGATCCGCGCCGAGGGCGGGGTGTTCCGGGCGTCGAGCCCCACCGTGCCGGGCCACTCGGTCGAGGCGCGGGCCCTGGTCGAGGCCCGGCTGCCCGAGCCGACCGTGCGGCGGGCCCTCGATCCGCTGCTGCGCGCGCTGCACGACGAGGGGGTCGCCGAGAGTCCGGACGGGCTGCTGCGGGTGGACCGTGCCGACGGGCGGCTCCTGGACCGGTCCGGGCGCCCGCACCCCCGGCGCTTCGCCCTCGGGCCGCACACCGACGGCCGTACACCCGGCGCCTTCACCCGGCCGCGCACCGGCGGGCCCGCGTTCCGGCAGAACGACGCGACCGCGCGGGCCGCACTGCGGTTCCTGGGCGAGCTCGCCGGCCGTGCGGTCGCCTGA
- a CDS encoding alpha/beta hydrolase encodes MVHGIRTQDGRRLTVEEHGDPDGSPVVLLHGTPGCRFGLVPRDVVAAHPHIRFIAYDRPGYGDSDRLPGRRVADAARDVAELAGALGLGRFSVLGHSGGAPHALACAALLPSRVRRAAALASPAPPDARDLRWFDGMAASQVEEYTRALTDPLAFAGRLDARAADIRRDPAQLLVSLRDGLTDSDRRTVSTPAVGEMLLRTYREALRGSSYGWLDDGLALLSGWGFDPAAVTRPVLLWHGAQDTLSPVGHFTWLADRIPRVRPVLQQDTGHFGALEALPAVLDWLCAPPERTTS; translated from the coding sequence GTGGTCCACGGCATCAGGACACAGGACGGCCGCCGGCTGACGGTCGAGGAGCACGGCGATCCGGACGGCAGTCCGGTGGTCCTGCTGCACGGCACCCCGGGCTGCCGCTTCGGTCTCGTCCCCCGGGACGTCGTCGCCGCGCATCCGCACATCCGGTTCATCGCCTACGACCGCCCCGGTTACGGCGACTCGGACCGTCTGCCGGGGCGCCGCGTGGCCGACGCCGCCCGGGACGTGGCGGAGCTGGCCGGAGCCCTCGGGCTCGGCCGTTTCTCGGTGCTCGGCCACTCCGGCGGCGCCCCGCACGCCCTGGCCTGCGCCGCGCTGCTGCCCTCCCGGGTGCGGCGCGCGGCGGCACTGGCGTCCCCCGCGCCCCCGGACGCGAGGGACCTGCGCTGGTTCGACGGTATGGCCGCCTCCCAGGTCGAGGAGTACACCCGGGCGCTCACCGACCCGCTCGCCTTCGCCGGGCGCCTCGACGCCCGCGCCGCCGACATCCGCCGCGACCCCGCGCAACTGCTGGTCTCCCTCCGCGACGGGCTCACGGACTCCGACCGGCGGACCGTCTCCACCCCGGCGGTCGGCGAGATGCTGCTGCGCACCTACCGGGAGGCGCTGCGCGGATCGTCGTACGGCTGGCTCGACGACGGCCTCGCCCTGCTCAGCGGCTGGGGCTTCGACCCGGCGGCCGTCACCCGGCCCGTGCTGCTGTGGCACGGCGCCCAGGACACGCTCTCCCCGGTCGGCCACTTCACCTGGCTGGCGGACCGCATCCCCCGGGTCCGGCCCGTCCTCCAGCAGGACACCGGCCACTTCGGCGCGCTTGAGGCCCTGCCGGCCGTACTGGACTGGCTCTGCGCGCCACCGGAGCGGACCACCTCGTGA